Proteins from a genomic interval of Salmo salar chromosome ssa14, Ssal_v3.1, whole genome shotgun sequence:
- the LOC106570734 gene encoding hairy/enhancer-of-split related with YRPW motif-like protein: MKRPHNDYSSPDSDDMDELIDVGQEDCFCPVTGSMSPGGTSQILARKKRRGVIEKRRRDRINHSLSELRRLVPTSLEKQGSSKLEKAEILQMTVDHLKLLHAMGAKGYFEARALAVDYRTLGFRQCVGEVVRYLSSLEGGGDSPDPIGARLVSHLSHCASQLDPLLLQSPPTSSALPFPPWPWISSYHQMSPVSSPTSPSFSARRRELARLGGGCYPPHSADTLRLAPLECQQGSMLAPALVSGLRRVPSLPPPSSPALTATPTHRLTQQSPGASLLLTSSSSSSSSSSSFLSAPPQVTFRPFAPLESPAGQRRGKAAKIWGTEIGAF, encoded by the exons atgaagagacctCATAATGACTATAGTTCTCCAGACTCTGATGACATGGACGAGCTGATCGATGTGGGACAGGAAGACTGCTTCTG TCCAGTCACTGGGTCCATGTCCCCAGGTGGCACGTCCCAGATTCTGGCCcggaagaagagaagaggg GTTATAGAGAAGAGACGCAGAGACAGGATCAACCACAGTCTATCAGAGCTTCGGAGACTGGTGCCCACCTCCTTGGAGAAACAG GGCTCATCTAAACTGGAGAAAGCAGAGATTCTGCAGATGACGGTGGACCACCTTAAGCTGCTGCATGCCATGGGGGCCAAAG ggtactTTGAAGCGCGGGCCCTAGCAGTGGACTATAGGACACTGGGATTCAGACAGTGTGTAGGAGAGGTGGTCCGTTACCTGAGCTCTTTAGAAGGAGGGGGGGACTCCCCGGACCCTATCGGAGCCCGCCTGGTCTCTCACCTCTCCCATTGCGCCAGCCAACTGGACCCTCTTCTCCTTCAGTCGCCCCCCACCTCCTCCGCCCTCCCTTTTCCTCCCTGGCCGTGGATCTCCTCCTATCACCAGATGTCACCTGTCTCGTCTCCcacctctccatctttctccgCGAGGCGGAGGGAGCTGGCACGCCTGGGGGGTGGGTGTTATCCGCCCCACTCAGCCGACACCCTGCGTCTCGCCCCCCTGGAGTGCCAACAGGGGTCCATGCTCGCCCCTGCCTTGGTGTCTGGGCTTCGCAGGgtaccctctctcccacctccttcCTCCCCTGCCCTCACCGCCACCCCCACTCACAGACTCACTCAGCAGTCTCCTGGAGCCTCACTCCTcctaacctcctcttcctcctcttcctcctcttcctcctcctttctctctgctcctccacaAGTCACCTTCAGACCTTTTGCCCCTCTGGAGTCTCCCGCGGGTCAGCGCAGGGGAAAAGCTGCAAAGATCTGGGGGACTGAGATAGGAGCCTTCTGA